A segment of the Natrinema sp. SYSU A 869 genome:
CGCCTCATCGAACATTTCAGCACCGTCAGCCAGATGCTCCTCGACGGCGTCGAAGTCGAGCGTCAGGCCCAGCCCCGGCTTCTCCGGCACTTCTGCGTACCCCTCGTGGATGATGTCTTCCTCGACGAGATCCGACCACCAGCCCAGTTCGTAGGAGTGGTACTCGACGGCCAGCGAGTTCGGAATCGCCGCGCCGACGTGGATACTGGCCATCGTCCCGATCGGCGAGGAGACGTTGTGCATCGCGACCGGCACATAGTACATGTCCGCGAGATCCGCGATCTTCCGCGTCTGGCGCATCCCACCGACGCGAGGCACGTCCGGCGCGACGATATCAACCGCCTGCTCCTCGAGGAGGCGGCGGTTGCCGTGATTGCGGTAGACGTTCTCGCCGACGGTGATCGGCGTCGAGGTGCGCTTGGTGACTTCGGCCTGGACGTCGTGGTTCTCCGGCGGGATTGGGTCCTCGAGCCACCAGACGTCGTAGTCCTCTAAGCGCTCGGCGAGGCGGTGTGCGCTGCCGGAACTGAACGACCAGTGACAGTCGAAGGCGACGTCGGCGCGGTCGCCGATGCGTTCGGTGACCTTCTCGACGATTTCGGCCTTGTGTTCGATCTCGGGGCCCCGGAGGTGGCGGTTCGCGCGGTCTTTCTCGTGACCGCTGGGGACGTCGAGGTCGAACTTCAGTGCGTCGTAGCCGAGGTCCTCGACGACGCGTTCTGCCTCGTCGGCACACGCGTCCGGGTCAGCCTCCTCCTCGGTGTGGCAGTCGCAGTACATCCGCATTTCGTCGCGGTACTTGCCACCGATGAGCTGGTAGGCCGGCACGTCCAGAATCTTGCCGGCGACGTCGTGGAGTGCGAGCTCGATCCCGGAAATCGCGGAAATCGCTTTCCCGGCGATCGAGCCCTCACCGGAGAGCTTCTGGACGAGGTGTTCGTAAAGTCGGTCGATGTCGAGCGGGTTCTCGCCCTCGAGGAAGGGTGCCATCCGCTCGATGATCTCCTGTTCGCCGGCTCCCCAGTAGGACTCGCCGTTCCCAACGAGACCCGCGTCAGTGTAGACACGGACCAACGTCCACGGATAGTTGCCGTCGACGATGGTCGTCTGGACGTCCGTAATCTCGACATCGCGCGGCCCGCGAGAGCTGGAAACCCCCATCGTCTCCGCGGAGAGGTCGCGCATCGTATACTCTGCGTTCGGGTCGGACAGCTGTCTGTAGTCCATCGACAGTCGTGAATGACGGCAGATACTACTAAAACTTCCGTCTGCAATAATACTACTGTCCGAGAATGTCCCTCGTCGGCCTTGAGTGGGGTGAACCGGTCGGCGAAGGGGACTCGCCGGTATCACGGAAACAGTCGGACACAGCGAGCGCTCGACACTCTGTGCACGCGCATCGAGGGTCGGAACGCTGAATATTGGTACCAGAGGCGGAGAGACTACGAATAATTATGCTCGAGTTCGATGACGTTTGCGGTGCCGAGCACGGCGTCGGGAAGTTCCTCGTAGAACCGTTCCTCACTGATACGGTGGACCGGGCAGGCAACGCTAATGGCACCGATACTCCGTTCCTCGCCATCCGTAATAGGGGCGGAGACACAGCAGAGGCCAGCGAGACGCTCCTCGTTGTCGACCGAGTACTTTCGCTCCCGAATCTGGTCGAGTTCGTCGAACAGCTGGTCACGGTCCGTAATTGTCTTGTCTGTCCTCCCGGGCATCCCATGCTTGTCGAGTATTTCGGAGACTTCGTCGCGGGGGCGGAAGGCCAGTATCGACTTTCCGAGTCCCGTACAGTGAAGTCTAACCTGCTTTCCCTCGTGCGTATCTAGCTCGACGGCATTCTGGCCCTTCGATTGGTAGAGGTAGATTCCCATCCCGTTTTCTCGACGAGAAGGTTTGCCAACTCACCGGTTTCGTCGGCGAGTTTGTCGACTTCGGGCCGAGCGGTTTCGTAAATTTCGGTTCGATTTCGGGCGTACGCGCCGAGCCCGAGAAAGGAAAGGCCGATCTGATACTTGTCGCCTTCCTTGACGAGATACTCTCTGTTGACGAGCGTATTCAGGTGATTGTGGACCGCGCTTTTGCCGATATCGACCTGCTCAGCGATTTCAGAGACGCCGGCACCGTCGAGTTTCTGGATTATTTCGACGATCTCCATCGCCCTGTCGACCGTCCGAACCGGATGTTTTGGGTCTCCCATACCACACCTCTAATTCGAAATCATATAGCTTTTGTTCTGTTTGAAGTCTTTTGCGTTCTGCAAGAGAGTTCTACTCTCCGCTATCACGGAACGCACCCGTAGTTGTCCGCCTCATTGAGAGAAACAACGCGTCGTTCCCTCGTAGCGAATAGATATCTGGGTATACTAAATCCGATTCTGTGATAGAGAACACAAGCGGTGCTATAGTTATTACAATTGTATGGTTGTAAATACGCGGTCCGTTGGAGCGTTCGATCTCGTCGTACCGAAGCACACACAGAGGAGTAACAGAGATACGGCGAACAATCGGAACGAGACGGTCCAGGAACTACGGAGGAGTGTCACTCATTCAGCGATTACAGAGATACAAGGAGAACAATGTTCTCTAAAATAGAACCCGATAGCTATGAATAGGCGGTAGTGTCACCACGACAGCAAAGCCGGTACCCCGGTAGCAGGCGATAACGGTTCGTACTCTCTGCGAGCGACGATGGCTTCTCTCGTTTCAATAGCGAGAGAACGGACGAGTTTGGCAGTGAGAACTGCCTACATAAACCATCAGACAGTGATACGACGCTCGGTAGTAGCTATTGTTCCGAATTCTCGTTCTAGAGAGGTGAAACGGCGAGGACCGACTCCACGAATTGATCGCCGGCCGACAGACCGGGTGAGCAAACGGTACGCCACGGGTGGCGTCTATCACATCGGTGTGAAGTCCTCAGCAGTCCAGCGTGCCGTATCTCTCGACAACCTTTATTAGTAGATGGCTGATATGAGCAGCCGGGAAACACACTCATGAGTTCACACGGAGGGCCCGGAGACACGGTGACGCTCGCGGACGTCGAAGTCGACGACGAATTTTGGTCGCCGCGACGGGAGCGAAACAGGAAGGTGACGATCGAATACCAGTACGAACAACTCGAGGAGTCCGGCACGCTCGAGAACTTTCGGCGCGTCGCAGCCGGAGAGTCCGGCGGCTTTCAGGGGATGTGGTTTCAGGACTCGGACGCCTACAAGTGGATCGAAGCGGCCTCATACGTGCTCGCTCAGCGCGATGATCCGGAACTCGAGGAGAACGTCGACGCGGTGATTTCGCTGATCGCCGATGCACAGGGGGCAGACGGCTACGTGAACACCTACTTCTCGCTGGTCGAGCCCGAGAATCGGTGGACGAACCTCCACATGATGCATGAACTCTACTGTGCCGGGCATCTGATCGAATCCGCAGTCGCCCACTACAGAGCGACGGGAAAGGAGACGCTGCTCGACGTGGCGATTGACTTCGCGGATCTCGTCGACGATGTCTTCGGCGACGAGATCCAGGGGGTCCCCGGCCACGAGGAGATCGAACTGGCGCTCGTGAAGCTCTACCGGGTTACCGGCACGACTCGATATCTCGACCTCGCGAAATACTTCATCGATCTCCGCGGGACGGACGATCGATTGGCGTGGGAAATAGACAATCCGGAGACGCTCGGCGGCGGCGAGTACGAGGACGGTGCCATCATTCCCGACGCACGGAGCGTCTTCACCCACGAAGACGGAACGTACGACGGGCGGTACGCTCAGGCCCACGAGCCGCTCCGAGACCAGGAGACCGTCGACGGCCACTCCGTCAGGGCGATGTACCTGTTCGCGGCGGCGACGGACCTCGCCATTGAGACGAGTGAGTCCGAGTTGATCGAGGCCATAGAGCGCCTCTGGACGAACATGACCACCAAGCGGATGTACGTCACCGGCGGGATCGGCCCCGAAGAAGCACACGAGGGGTTCACGACGAACTACGATCTCAGAAACGACGCCTATGCCGAGACCTGCGCCGCGATCGGAAGCGTCTACTGGAATCAGCGGCTGTTCGAACTCACCGGCGAGGCGAAGTACGCCGATCTCATCGAGCGAACGCTATACAATGGCTTCCTCGCCGGTGTCTCGCTCGACGGGACCGAGTTCTTCTACGAAAATCCCTTAGAGAGCGACGGCGACCATCACCGAAAGGGATGGTTCACCTGCGCGTGCTGCCCGCCGAACGCGGCCCGTCTCCTCGCGTCGCTGGGCGAATACATCTACAGCCAGCGGGAGTCAGAACTCTACGTCAATCAGTACGTCAGCAGCACCGTCACGACGACGGTCGGCGACGCGACCGTCAAACTGTCACAGGATAGTTCCCTCCCCTGGTCCGGCGGGGTGGCCATCGACGTTGACGCCGACGGAGCGTCGGTGCCGCTTCGCCTTCGAATTCCCGAGTGGACCGAATCGACGACGGTGACGGTAAACGGCGAGCCGCTCGAGGCTTCCGTCCCATCGGAGGGCTACCTCGAGCTAGAACGGGAGTGGACCGATGATCGGATCGAGTTGACCGTTGACCAGACGGTCACGCAACTGGAAGCACATCCGGACGTAGCTGCCGACGCCGGCCGCGTCGCCCTCAAACGCGGCCCGCTCGTCTACTGCCTCGAGGCGGTCGACAACGATCGGCCGCTCCATCAGTACGAGGACCCGTCTTCGGCGGTTTCGACGGAGTATCGACCGGACCTGCTCGAGGGGGCCACGGTCATCGAGGGAGAGGCGAGCGTGCCAGATCGGGAGGGCTGGGACGACGAACTGTATCGCCCAGCGAGCGAGACAGCTCGGGAACGGACCGAGTTCACCGCGGTGCCGTACTACGCGTGGGACAACCGCGATCCCGGATCAATGCGGGTCTGGATACGGTCGTAGCGCTGCGGTCTCGGTACCCACGGCGACGATGGAGGGGAGGACGGTGGTGAAACGTTACCGACCGATGGACCAGCGGGCCGTCACCGACTGATGGTCCGACAGCCATCCTCACCCGTTCCGGGTAATTCGCTCGACGAACGCGTCCGGGAGATCGTTTATCTCGCCGGCCTGTACCTTCCAGAGGTTCGCGTAGAGACCGTCCGCCTCAAGCAACGCGTTGTGGCTCCCTCGCTCGACGATCTCACCGTCGTCGAGGACGAGGATGGTATCGGCATCGCGAACGGTCGACAGTCTGTGGGCGATGACGAACGTCGTTCTGTCAGCGGTGATTTCCTCGAGCGAGCGCTGAATGAGCATCTCTGTCTCGGTGTCGACGTCGCTGGTTGCCTCGTCTAACACGAGGATCTCCGGATTCGAGAGGATGATGCGCGCAAGCGCGATTCGCTGGCGTTGCCCGCCGGAGAGCTTGACGCCCTCCTCGCCGACCTCGGTGTCGTACCCGTCCGGAAGTTCCGTGATGAATGCGTGGGCCTGTGCGGCCGTAGCGGCCGCGACGACCTCCTCGTCGGTCGCATCGAAAGTCCCGTACGCGATGTTCTCCCTGACTGTGCCGCCAAAGAGGTAGTTTTCCTGACTGACGTAGCCAATCGTGTCCCGGAGACTCGACAGCGTCACGTCGCAGACGTCGTGGCCATCGATCCTGACCTCACCCTCGTCGGTCTCGTACATCCGCATGAGGAGTCGGACCACTGTGGACTTGCCCGCACCAGTAGGGCCGACGAACGCGACCGTCTCGCCTGGATCGACCTCGAACGAGACGTCCTCGAGGACGTACTCCTCGTCGGGATCGTAGCCGAAACTCACGTCGTCGTACTCGACGCGACCGTCGACGTCGGACAGCGCCGTCGCGTCGTCTACGTCCTCGATGGCGACGGGCATGTCCATGAGGCCGACGACGCGTTTGCCAGACGCACGCGCGTTTTCGTACTGCTCGATGATTCTCGCGATCTGCTTGAGCGGGCCGGTAAACCGCTGACTCATGAACAGGAAGGTGACGAGCGAGCCGACGGTGAGCGTTCCGCTGAACAGTGGCGGCGGCCCGACAACGACCCAGTAGCCGCCGATGATGAACGTCGCTGCGAACGACACGTTTGTGATGAAGTTGCTCCCCGGGTGGTACGCCGTGTTGAGCTTGATCCGTTGCCAGTTCGTATCGAAGTAGCGGTAGGACACGTCGCCGACGCGGTCGGATTCGTAGGACTCCGTCGTCATCGTCTTAATGAGGTGGATCCCTCCGAGATTGTTCTCGAGGCGGGTGTTCATGCTGCCGACGCTCGATCTGATCCGGTCGTAGATCGGCTCGACCCGGCGCATGAACCACAGCGTGAACGCGGTGAGCAAGGGGACCGCTCCCAGCGTCACGATCGCAAGCTGCCAGTTCAGGTAGACGAGAATAGCGGTGATGCCGACGAGTACCGTCCCGATCCGAACCGCTCTAGTGAGAGCGTCGTCGAAGAACTGCTCGAAGTTGGAAATGTCGTTGTTCAGGATGCTCATGAGTTCGCCCTTCTCGTGGCCGTCGAAAAAGCGAACGTCCAGTTGTTGCATCTTGTCGTACGTCGACGTGCGAACGACGTGCATCAGGTGGTGCGAAAAATAGTCGACGGAGAGCATCCGCACTGTCGCCAGCAGCGCCGTGAGTACGTAACACCCAAAGATGATCCCGAACGAGAACCAGAGCTGTCCCTCCGTCGTCGCCGGAACGATCCCGTCCGAAACGAGCGGCAGTTCGTACGCCGTCGTCTGGTTGAACACGGCGTCGATGGCGACACCGAGAACGAACGGCGGGATCAGCGACGCCATCCGTTCGAACAATCCGGCGAGCAGCCCGAGCGAGAACCAGCGGCGACGGCTTCGACTGAACCGGGCAAAGAGACGGACCAGCGGCCACTCGACTGCGTCACGGTACTCCTCTAATCGATGGTCTCTCTTGGACACTGTCTCAGCAAGTGTCGAACCCGGTCGTTCAAATAGGTTGGTACTCCGTGGCGACTGCGTTCATCCGATGACATCGCTGTGACTGTCTCTCGTCGAGGCCGATTCCGCTCGTCGTCAGATAGAGGGGTCCTCGAGAGAACCACGTGACGGCCGGTCGAGTTGGGCCGCTTCATCGGCTCCGACGCGTCGATCGTCGGTCCGGCCGTCTCGATTCACTAAGCGAATCGGTGACATAAACCGAGACACTTATACTATCCTATCAGAAAGGGGATTGTGGATGGCTGACGCACATATTACAGTTCATACTGCAGCGGGTATCGACCGCATCGAACCCGAAGTACACGGTCACTTCTCCGAACACCTTGGGCGGTGTATCTACGATGGCGTCTGGCAAAGCGACAGCGCGGACGAGGACGGGTTCCGGGAAGACGTCGTCTCACTCCTGTCCGACCTCGAGGTTCCCGTTCTTCGCTGGCCCGGCGGCTGTTTCGCCGACGACTATCATTGGGAAGACGGCGTCGGCCCACAGGAGGAGCGACCGCGACGTCGGAACCTCTTCTGGGCGCAGGGGACCGAAGAACTCCCCGAAGAGTCCAACGCCTTCGGCACCGACGAGTTCCTGGAACTGTGTGAACGCATCGGTACGGAACCGTACCTCGCAGCCAACGTCGGCTCGGGCGATCCACAGGAAGCCGCCGACTGGGTCGAGTACTGCAACTACGACGGCGACACCGAACTCGCGGATCGTCGACGGGAGAACGGACACGAGGAGCCCTACGGCGTCAAATACTGGGGGCTCGGCAACGAGAACTGGGGCTGTGGCGGCCAGATGACTCCCGAGCAGTACGCCCGGAAGTACCGCCAGTTCGCGACCTACGTCGGGACCATGGATAACCTGATGCTCGATCACGAGATCGAGCGCATCGCCTGTGGCTTCGAGGGCCACGAGTGGAACCGCCGCTTCCTCGAAGAGGTCAACGGCTCGGCGTGGGGCGCGGAGTTCCCGCTCGACCACCTCACGCTGCATCACTACTACGGGCGGACGATGAACGTTTCCGAGGCGGACGAGGACCAGTACGACCAGCTCCTCGTCGAAGCGCTCGAGATGGAAGACCACATCGAGCGAATGGCCGCGGCGATCAACGCGGTGGCGACGACTCGCGACATCGGCGTCATCATCGACGAGTGGGGCACTTGGCATCCCGAAGCGACGGCCGACAACGGGCTTGAACAGCCGGGGACCGTCCTCGACGCCCTCTCCGCAGCAGCCGTCCTCGACATCTTCAACGACCACAGCGACGTCGTGACGATGACGAACATCGCACAGACGGTCAACGTCTTGCAGTGTCTCGTCGAGACCGACGGGGACGACGCCTGGGCGCGTCCGACCTACCGTGTCTTCGACATGTACGCGCCGCACAAGGGTAGCGAGGCCGTTCAGACATCGGTCGAAGCACCAACGCGCGAACTCACCGATGATGACCGCGAACTGCCGCTCGTTGGCGCGTCTGCGTCGGTCGACGACGACGAGGCCTACGTTACCGTCACGAACCTCGACTGCCGTGAGACGCACACGATCGACGTCAACCTCGAGGGCATGTCGCTCGAAGCCGATGACGTCGACGCCGAACTCCTGTTCGAGGACCACGACCCTGCAGTGGAAGCCGACGCCGACAACGCGGCGGAGTTCACCGCTGAGGACCTCGACGTCTCGATCGACAACGGATCTCTGATAGCAGAACTTCCAGCGTCGACGGTGGCCGGAATTTCGATCGAGTAAGCTGCCACCAACCGGTACCGTAACGGTTCTCCAGCGATCGTCGAGTGATGCCTTTCGTAGTTGACTCGAGTGGGACGAATCCCCAATTCAGTTCATTTTGAGCGTCACGGTACCGTCGAAGTTGAGCAGGATGCGCTGGGCGACGTCGCCAAACAGCGCTTTCCCGGTCGGCGACCGCTGTCGGCCGATGAGAAAGAGGTGATCGCAGCCGAGTCGCTCCGCAGCGGCGATAATCTCGTCGGCGCGCTCGTCTCCGTCGGTGACGATTCCCTCGGTAGTGAACTCGATCGAATCGTCAGCCGATTCGAGCACGTCTGCTGCGAACTGTCGTGCGAACTGCTGTGCGGTGGCGGTCGGATCGGGATCGCTGTATGACGTTCCTTCGACCTGTTCGATGGCCTCTATGTTTGCCGCCGTCTCGTCGGCCTGATCCGGCGTTATCCACGAGAGCACGGTCAGGGTCGCGCCGGTATCGTGTGCGAGTTGTCCGGCCTCTGTGAGCAGCGTTCGGTGTGCATCAGTGTCATCGATAACGACGAGTGCGTTATCCATGCCACGGTTTTGATCAGTCTCCCAAATAAGTGTACTGTCCGTATCGGTCCGCGTTCGACATCTGGAGGGATTTATAACGGTATCTAACCGATCCCAACCGTCTCTTCAGGTGGTGAAAGGCTGATCAAGTGACTCGCACAGTGGAACCGCTCGCGCTCGCTGTCGGACCTCGTGTTCTTTAGTACGGGCTCCGACGAGTTCGTCGCGAGCGTCGCCGACAGTCCGCTCAAGGAAACCGGCGAGAGCGGGTATCCGATGTGGACGGAGGTGTTCGTCAAGATCCATGAGAACGATCTCGCTGTCAGCGAGGGCATCAAACGAGAGCATGTCGTCGACGAGGTTCCGCGCGAATACCATGCTCCCGGCCCCGATGAACGTAATCCGTCGCATGCGATGAGCTTCTATCCGAACAATTAATTAAGTTAATGTTCGGGATACCGTTCTGTCTGATATCGGGACCTCTGAGGTGTGTACTCGACGTTCCGCGGTGAGGGAACGGCAGTGAGACCAATATCTAATCGTGTCCGCCCGCCGCAGCGACTCAGTCGTCACCGGCCACGATATCGGGACGGTACGCTTCGCTAATCGTTTTCCACTTATCGGTACGAAACCGCCAGTAGTTGATCGCGGCAGGGATACTCGTCTCCGCCGTGAACGCGAGATACAGCCCCCAGTACCCCAACCCGGTCGTCGCGCCGAGGTA
Coding sequences within it:
- a CDS encoding mandelate racemase/muconate lactonizing enzyme family protein, giving the protein MSMDYRQLSDPNAEYTMRDLSAETMGVSSSRGPRDVEITDVQTTIVDGNYPWTLVRVYTDAGLVGNGESYWGAGEQEIIERMAPFLEGENPLDIDRLYEHLVQKLSGEGSIAGKAISAISGIELALHDVAGKILDVPAYQLIGGKYRDEMRMYCDCHTEEEADPDACADEAERVVEDLGYDALKFDLDVPSGHEKDRANRHLRGPEIEHKAEIVEKVTERIGDRADVAFDCHWSFSSGSAHRLAERLEDYDVWWLEDPIPPENHDVQAEVTKRTSTPITVGENVYRNHGNRRLLEEQAVDIVAPDVPRVGGMRQTRKIADLADMYYVPVAMHNVSSPIGTMASIHVGAAIPNSLAVEYHSYELGWWSDLVEEDIIHEGYAEVPEKPGLGLTLDFDAVEEHLADGAEMFDEA
- a CDS encoding beta-L-arabinofuranosidase domain-containing protein; translation: MSSHGGPGDTVTLADVEVDDEFWSPRRERNRKVTIEYQYEQLEESGTLENFRRVAAGESGGFQGMWFQDSDAYKWIEAASYVLAQRDDPELEENVDAVISLIADAQGADGYVNTYFSLVEPENRWTNLHMMHELYCAGHLIESAVAHYRATGKETLLDVAIDFADLVDDVFGDEIQGVPGHEEIELALVKLYRVTGTTRYLDLAKYFIDLRGTDDRLAWEIDNPETLGGGEYEDGAIIPDARSVFTHEDGTYDGRYAQAHEPLRDQETVDGHSVRAMYLFAAATDLAIETSESELIEAIERLWTNMTTKRMYVTGGIGPEEAHEGFTTNYDLRNDAYAETCAAIGSVYWNQRLFELTGEAKYADLIERTLYNGFLAGVSLDGTEFFYENPLESDGDHHRKGWFTCACCPPNAARLLASLGEYIYSQRESELYVNQYVSSTVTTTVGDATVKLSQDSSLPWSGGVAIDVDADGASVPLRLRIPEWTESTTVTVNGEPLEASVPSEGYLELEREWTDDRIELTVDQTVTQLEAHPDVAADAGRVALKRGPLVYCLEAVDNDRPLHQYEDPSSAVSTEYRPDLLEGATVIEGEASVPDREGWDDELYRPASETARERTEFTAVPYYAWDNRDPGSMRVWIRS
- a CDS encoding ABC transporter ATP-binding protein, with product MSKRDHRLEEYRDAVEWPLVRLFARFSRSRRRWFSLGLLAGLFERMASLIPPFVLGVAIDAVFNQTTAYELPLVSDGIVPATTEGQLWFSFGIIFGCYVLTALLATVRMLSVDYFSHHLMHVVRTSTYDKMQQLDVRFFDGHEKGELMSILNNDISNFEQFFDDALTRAVRIGTVLVGITAILVYLNWQLAIVTLGAVPLLTAFTLWFMRRVEPIYDRIRSSVGSMNTRLENNLGGIHLIKTMTTESYESDRVGDVSYRYFDTNWQRIKLNTAYHPGSNFITNVSFAATFIIGGYWVVVGPPPLFSGTLTVGSLVTFLFMSQRFTGPLKQIARIIEQYENARASGKRVVGLMDMPVAIEDVDDATALSDVDGRVEYDDVSFGYDPDEEYVLEDVSFEVDPGETVAFVGPTGAGKSTVVRLLMRMYETDEGEVRIDGHDVCDVTLSSLRDTIGYVSQENYLFGGTVRENIAYGTFDATDEEVVAAATAAQAHAFITELPDGYDTEVGEEGVKLSGGQRQRIALARIILSNPEILVLDEATSDVDTETEMLIQRSLEEITADRTTFVIAHRLSTVRDADTILVLDDGEIVERGSHNALLEADGLYANLWKVQAGEINDLPDAFVERITRNG
- a CDS encoding alpha-L-arabinofuranosidase C-terminal domain-containing protein, whose protein sequence is MADAHITVHTAAGIDRIEPEVHGHFSEHLGRCIYDGVWQSDSADEDGFREDVVSLLSDLEVPVLRWPGGCFADDYHWEDGVGPQEERPRRRNLFWAQGTEELPEESNAFGTDEFLELCERIGTEPYLAANVGSGDPQEAADWVEYCNYDGDTELADRRRENGHEEPYGVKYWGLGNENWGCGGQMTPEQYARKYRQFATYVGTMDNLMLDHEIERIACGFEGHEWNRRFLEEVNGSAWGAEFPLDHLTLHHYYGRTMNVSEADEDQYDQLLVEALEMEDHIERMAAAINAVATTRDIGVIIDEWGTWHPEATADNGLEQPGTVLDALSAAAVLDIFNDHSDVVTMTNIAQTVNVLQCLVETDGDDAWARPTYRVFDMYAPHKGSEAVQTSVEAPTRELTDDDRELPLVGASASVDDDEAYVTVTNLDCRETHTIDVNLEGMSLEADDVDAELLFEDHDPAVEADADNAAEFTAEDLDVSIDNGSLIAELPASTVAGISIE
- a CDS encoding universal stress protein — protein: MDNALVVIDDTDAHRTLLTEAGQLAHDTGATLTVLSWITPDQADETAANIEAIEQVEGTSYSDPDPTATAQQFARQFAADVLESADDSIEFTTEGIVTDGDERADEIIAAAERLGCDHLFLIGRQRSPTGKALFGDVAQRILLNFDGTVTLKMN